The following proteins come from a genomic window of Alicyclobacillus dauci:
- a CDS encoding TVP38/TMEM64 family protein — protein MAFAKQVLTDWRAISMVLFGVLMVGVLLFLDRHHKVSQLIRSWGFLGVIIAILLMLIWCLTPIPSEGLLIIFLRVFGVTWGTLYAWIGSTLSACVIFYVARHFTRMWLSRVTSHERFEQVNLWVKDWGSLGLLFARMLPVPAFVVNYAAGMVPAIGMWTYLWTAVVSIMPYYLGVALVFQGVFGNWVYAAVGVVPLLIVGLIGLFVRRRGNLQTDWQRRFSKWQ, from the coding sequence GTGGCATTTGCAAAACAAGTTCTCACCGACTGGCGAGCCATTTCAATGGTCCTGTTCGGTGTCCTGATGGTGGGCGTGTTACTTTTTTTAGACCGACATCATAAAGTTTCCCAGCTCATCCGGTCATGGGGATTCCTGGGTGTGATTATAGCCATTCTCTTGATGTTGATTTGGTGTTTGACACCGATTCCGTCAGAAGGACTTCTAATCATCTTTCTTCGTGTGTTTGGTGTGACGTGGGGGACATTATACGCTTGGATCGGGTCCACGCTGAGTGCTTGTGTCATTTTCTATGTCGCGCGCCATTTTACCCGTATGTGGTTGTCCAGAGTGACTTCACACGAACGATTTGAACAAGTTAATTTATGGGTAAAGGATTGGGGGAGTCTGGGGCTGTTGTTTGCCAGAATGCTTCCAGTCCCTGCTTTTGTGGTGAATTATGCGGCTGGTATGGTACCGGCTATCGGAATGTGGACGTATTTGTGGACGGCCGTCGTCTCTATCATGCCATACTACCTGGGTGTTGCGCTTGTGTTTCAAGGTGTCTTTGGCAACTGGGTTTACGCCGCGGTAGGTGTTGTGCCCCTGTTGATTGTCGGGCTCATTGGTTTATTTGTGCGTCGACGAGGCAACCTGCAAACAGATTGGCAACGTCGTTTCTCGAAATGGCAGTGA
- a CDS encoding NAD(P)-dependent oxidoreductase, with protein sequence MRIGWIGLGNMGVPMVRNIAKSGLLIQAYNRTPKDLDLNGAELATGLSTAVHKKDTVVIMVSDAAAVNDVLYHQGAIDNLTKGTLIVNMSTIGVDETQTLADDLRSRGFRFMDAPVLGSTKPAADATLTVVAGGERADFEEMTALFDAVSKAAFHIGPVGKGAAMKLLVNTFLGLSVQALGECITFGRHSALSPDLVLDVLETSAVWSPMLAGKRQKVISEDYSAQFALRHLTKDLGLAIRQGDLTGAAMPAATRTHETYTAALNAGYGDHDMIAIIQYLQSLSEADR encoded by the coding sequence ATGAGAATCGGCTGGATTGGCCTAGGAAACATGGGCGTGCCGATGGTTCGCAATATCGCAAAGTCTGGACTGTTAATTCAGGCATACAATCGCACACCAAAAGATTTGGATTTGAATGGTGCCGAGCTCGCCACGGGTCTGTCGACCGCTGTACATAAGAAAGACACGGTTGTCATCATGGTTTCGGATGCAGCGGCCGTAAATGATGTACTCTATCATCAGGGTGCCATTGACAATCTTACCAAGGGAACCCTGATTGTTAATATGAGTACCATCGGTGTTGACGAAACACAAACGCTTGCAGATGATTTGCGATCACGTGGCTTTCGATTTATGGATGCACCGGTACTCGGCTCGACCAAGCCAGCTGCTGACGCGACGTTAACTGTTGTCGCAGGCGGGGAGAGAGCGGACTTTGAAGAAATGACGGCGTTGTTTGACGCTGTTTCCAAAGCGGCGTTTCATATTGGGCCAGTCGGTAAAGGTGCCGCAATGAAACTCCTCGTCAACACGTTTTTGGGTCTCAGTGTGCAGGCGCTCGGGGAATGTATCACGTTTGGTCGCCACAGTGCATTGTCACCTGACCTGGTTTTGGATGTCCTGGAGACGAGCGCAGTGTGGTCACCTATGCTTGCAGGGAAACGACAAAAGGTTATCAGCGAAGACTACAGTGCTCAATTTGCACTTCGTCACTTGACGAAAGACCTTGGGCTTGCGATTCGGCAGGGAGACCTAACAGGTGCGGCAATGCCTGCCGCGACGAGGACCCATGAAACATACACCGCAGCGCTGAATGCCGGGTATGGCGATCACGATATGATAGCCATCATTCAATATCTTCAAAGTTTGTCTGAGGCCGACCGATGA
- a CDS encoding MarR family winged helix-turn-helix transcriptional regulator, with product MNSSDNMENVSRLDTILERLVRIMKTRSEPIGLTTTQFFVLRYLDFTQQAKSSDLARIAGLSPGAITQVCDELVRLGFVERVRSKEDRRVVFVELTEAGRSKLKAILSQRAIRLGQLMDKLGAEDANRLIELLERLVGILNAESKS from the coding sequence GTGAATAGCTCCGACAATATGGAAAACGTAAGCAGACTCGACACGATTCTAGAGCGACTGGTTCGAATTATGAAAACACGCTCAGAACCTATTGGGTTGACGACGACACAGTTTTTTGTTCTTCGTTACCTGGATTTCACGCAGCAAGCGAAGTCGTCTGATTTGGCGCGAATCGCAGGACTCAGTCCGGGGGCCATTACGCAAGTTTGCGATGAGTTGGTGAGGCTCGGATTTGTGGAGCGGGTGAGATCGAAAGAGGATCGTCGTGTTGTGTTTGTGGAGTTAACGGAAGCTGGCCGTTCAAAGCTGAAAGCCATTTTGTCCCAACGGGCTATTCGGCTCGGGCAATTAATGGACAAGTTGGGCGCCGAAGATGCAAATCGGCTCATCGAATTATTGGAACGACTGGTCGGCATTTTGAACGCCGAGTCCAAGTCGTAA